A window of Psychroflexus sp. ALD_RP9 contains these coding sequences:
- the dapA gene encoding 4-hydroxy-tetrahydrodipicolinate synthase — protein MYNSKFTGTGVALVTPFKSDLSVDYRALERLVNYQIDNGIDYIVVLGTTAESATLTNEEKERVKQTIIEVNQNRVPLVLGVGSNNTQQLLTDIKSTKLDGFDAILSVSPFYNKPTQEGIYQHFASLAKVCDLPIILYNVPGRTGSNMQPSTVVRLAKEFNQIIGIKEAAGDLEQAMTLIRDTPEDFLVISGDDMITLPMVLAGGAGVISVMAEAFPKEFSAMVNYGLKRDVNKAFELHYQLMHGIQLIFKEGNPAGIKAAFKHLDLAEANVRLPLVEASKQLKTELKTFIDGL, from the coding sequence ATGTATAATTCAAAGTTTACAGGTACAGGTGTTGCATTAGTTACGCCGTTTAAATCAGATTTATCAGTCGATTATAGAGCTTTAGAGCGGTTGGTAAACTACCAAATAGATAATGGTATCGACTATATTGTTGTTCTTGGCACAACAGCTGAAAGTGCCACCTTGACCAATGAAGAAAAAGAGCGTGTTAAACAAACAATTATTGAGGTTAACCAAAATCGGGTGCCTTTGGTTTTAGGTGTTGGCTCAAATAATACTCAACAATTATTAACCGATATAAAATCGACAAAGTTGGATGGCTTTGATGCTATATTGTCTGTGTCTCCTTTTTACAATAAACCGACACAAGAAGGCATTTATCAGCACTTTGCAAGTTTGGCAAAAGTTTGTGATTTACCAATTATTCTTTATAATGTTCCAGGTCGTACAGGCTCTAACATGCAGCCCTCGACAGTCGTGCGCTTAGCAAAAGAATTTAACCAAATTATAGGAATTAAAGAAGCTGCTGGCGATTTAGAGCAAGCAATGACTTTAATTCGAGATACACCTGAAGATTTTCTAGTGATTTCTGGTGACGACATGATCACCTTGCCAATGGTTTTAGCTGGTGGTGCTGGAGTTATATCAGTCATGGCTGAAGCTTTTCCAAAAGAATTTTCAGCAATGGTTAATTACGGATTAAAACGAGATGTTAATAAAGCATTCGAATTGCATTATCAACTTATGCATGGCATTCAATTAATATTTAAAGAAGGAAATCCCGCTGGTATTAAGGCAGCTTTCAAGCATTTAGATCTTGCTGAAGCTAACGTGAGGTTACCATTAGTTGAAGCTTCGAAGCAGTTAAAAACAGAATTAAAAACCTTTATCGATGGTTTGTAA
- a CDS encoding DUF6913 domain-containing protein — MRKTIRQFFISRKIKSNSSLNRIQKLNHNRAIILFHVEHTNFKQLKQSFKKYFVDSKNFKLHLIGFGSEKSIAVLREKSTENLQFISPKDFNLLANLKTESLQKCLNQPYHFCFNFYPSNVSYLQLINSMISAHFNIGVTEGYPNKFSVSVPESEPDQFFKEVSNYISKITYV; from the coding sequence ATGAGAAAAACTATCAGGCAGTTCTTCATTTCAAGGAAAATTAAATCTAATTCTTCGCTAAATAGAATACAGAAGCTAAATCATAACCGAGCTATAATTTTGTTTCATGTAGAGCATACAAACTTTAAGCAACTTAAGCAATCTTTTAAAAAATATTTTGTTGACTCTAAAAACTTTAAGTTACATTTAATAGGCTTTGGAAGCGAAAAAAGTATAGCTGTTTTGAGAGAGAAATCAACTGAAAACTTACAATTTATTTCGCCTAAAGACTTCAACCTGTTGGCAAACTTAAAAACCGAATCACTTCAAAAATGTTTAAATCAACCTTATCATTTTTGTTTCAACTTTTATCCTTCAAATGTGTCTTATCTTCAATTAATCAACTCAATGATTTCAGCTCATTTTAATATAGGAGTTACGGAAGGATATCCAAATAAATTTTCAGTTTCAGTACCAGAATCAGAGCCAGACCAGTTTTTTAAAGAAGTTTCAAACTATATAAGTAAAATTACATATGTATAA